The sequence below is a genomic window from Croceicoccus marinus.
TATCTGACGTCGGGCGTCGGCTATGCGTTTCCGATGCACCGCGACACCTGGTGGGCCGCGCCCATGCAGCAGGTCAACTGGTGGCTGCCGATCTTCGAGATCGAGAGCGCCAGCACGATGGCGTTCCACCCGGCCTGGTGGAACCGCGCGATCGAGAACAGCTCGGGCGAGTTCGACTATTACGAATATAACCGCGTGGCGCGCGGCGCGGCGGCGAAACAGGTGAAGCAGGATACGCGGTCCCAGCCCCGCATCACGCTGGATCCCCCGCCGGTCGACACGCCGTCGGTCCGGCTGGTGGCACCGGTGGGCGGCGCGATCCTGTTTTCGGGCCAGCAGCTGCATTCGACCGTGCCCAACGAAAGCGGGCGCACGCGTTTCAGCATCGATTTCCGCACCATCAACATCGCCGACGTGCGCGCGGGCCGCGGTGCGCCCAACATGGATTCGGCCCCCGCCGGCACGTCGCTGCGCGATTTCCGCCGCGTGAGCGACAAGGCGCCCATGCCGGAGGAGATCGCGCTGTCGGTCGATCCGCGCCGCATCCCGTTCGAGGAGGCGGTGTTCCAGCCGCCCGCATCGCTGCTGGCCGAACTGGCGGCGGAAAACGCGGAGCGCACGGGCGCGGCCTGAGCGCCGGACCACGGCGGAAGCGGCCCTTCCTTGCGCGGCTCCTTGCGGCCCTCCTTGCGCGCGCGTCGAAGCCAGCGCATGAAGCGGCGGATGCACCGACTGATCCTGCCGCTCGCCGTCCTGCTGACCCCGGCCCTCCCCGCCCTGCCCGCACTTGCCCAGACGCCCGCCGGAACCGGCGCGGAGGCGCGGAGCGGGTCCGAATCCGGCGCGGATGCCCGCCTTCGGGTGCTTTACGAGGAGGATCATGCCTGGGTCACCGCCGACCGCCGGCGGATCCTGACCGCCGATGGCCGCAGCGAGGCGGGACCGCGCCTGCCCTCTGCCATGCCGGAGGCCGAGGCGCGCCGCGCCGACCATGCGCGCGACATGCTGGCGCGGCTGGATGCGATTCCCGCCGCGCAGCTGTCGGAAGGCGAAGCGATCAATGCCGCGGTTTTCCGCGCCGTGCTGGAAGAGCGGATCGGCGAGGCGGATTATCGCGGTTTTGAAATGCCGTTCAATTCGGACAGCAATTTCTGGACCTATCTGGATGCGCGCTCGCCCTATGCCGATGTCGCGGATTACGAGAACTATATCGCCCGCATGCGCGATGTGCCGCGCTATTTCGCGGAGCATGTCGCCAATGCGCGCGCGGGGCTGCAGCGCGGCTTCAGCGTGCCGCGCGTGTCGCTGGAAGGGCGCGACGCATCGATCGAGCCCTATACGAGGGCCGAGGGCAATCCGTTCCTGAACGCGTTCGACCGGATGCCCGCCAGCATCCCCGCCGCCGAGCAGGCGCGCCTGCGGGCCGAGGCAGAGGCGGCGGTGACGGGCAGCATCGTGCCTGCCTATCGCGACCTGCTGGCTTTCATGCGGACGGAATACCTGCCCGGCACGCGTACCAGCCTGGCGGCCAGCGACCTGCCCGATGGCAAGGCGTTCTATGCCCGGCAGATCCGCCAGTACACCACGCTGGACCTGACCGCGCAGGAAATCCACCAGATCGGCCTGTCCGAGGTCGCGCGGATCGAGGGCGAGATGCGCGCCATCATGCAGGAGGTCGGCTTCACCGGCAGCATCGCCGAATTCAACGAGGCGCTGCGCAGCGATCCGCAGTTCATCGCCCGCACGCCCGACGAGCTGATGGGCGTCTCGGCCTATGTGGCGAAGCGGGTCGACGGGCGGATCGGGGATTATTTCGGCTTCCTGCCGCGCCACCGCTTTGCGATCCGGCCGGTCGCTCCTGCGCTGGCGCCGTATTACACCGCGGGGCGCGGCGGGCTGGATGCGTGCCAGATGAACACGCACGACCTGCCCTCTCGCCCCTTGTACAACATTCCCGCGCTGACCTTGCACGAATGCAGCCCGGGGCACAGTTTCCAAGCGGGCGTCGCGCTGGAGCAGGCCGCGATGCCCGCCTTTCGGCGCGAGACCTATTTCAGCGGGTTCGGCGAAGGCTGGGGCCTCTACACCGAATATCTGGGCGAGGAGATGGGGATCTATCGCACGCCCTATGAGCGGTTCGGGCGGCTGAGCTACGAGATGTGGCGCGCGGCGCGGCTGGTGATCGATACCGGCATCCACGCCTATGGCTGGGACCGCGAGCAGGCGATCGACTACCTCGCCTCGCGCACCGCGCTGTCGCGGCACGAGGTGGGGACCGAGGTGGACCGCTATATCAGCTGGCCGGGACAGGCGCTGGCCTACAAGCTGGGCGAGCTGACCATGCGGCGCGTGCGGGCCAGGGCGGAGGAGGCGCTGGGTCCGCGCTTCGACATTCGCAAGTTCCACGATGTGGTGCTGTCGCTGGGATCGGTGCCGCTGCCGGTGCTGGAGCAGCGGATCGAGGCGTTCATCGCGGATGGCGGACAGGGGCTGCCGGGCGTAGCATACGACTAGACCGGGAATACGACCAGACCGGGTTCGGGGAGGAACGCGATGATCCTGCCGGCTGCCCTTTCCCTTATTCAGGGCGCCCCGGCGACTGCGGCCGAGCTTGCCGGCGGATCGGTGGAGCGTGAGGACGGTTCGGTGGTGATCGACATACTCGCCCCGCCCACCTGCACTTCGCGCGAGGGCGAGATCGTGGTGTGCGCCGAAACGCCGCAGTCCGGTGACATGGCTGCGCCCGGTGGCGAGGAAAGCGGGGTGTCGCAGGGGCGCTGGGCAAGGACAGCGCGCTTGGCCTTACGGGCGAGACGGTGGAGCTGAGCGGCGCGCGCAGCCAGCGCGCGATGGTGACGCTGACGGTAAATTACTGACGCGCGAAAGGCCTTAGCTGACTGCCGCCCTCGGGAGGCTGAGCCTGACCAGCAGGCCGCCCAGATCCTCGCTTTCGTCCAGCGCGACCGAGCCGCCGTAGATCTCCACCACGTCGCGCACGATGGCAAGGCCGAGGCCGGTGCCGGGCTTGTTGGTGTCCAGCCGCG
It includes:
- a CDS encoding DUF885 domain-containing protein, translating into MHRLILPLAVLLTPALPALPALAQTPAGTGAEARSGSESGADARLRVLYEEDHAWVTADRRRILTADGRSEAGPRLPSAMPEAEARRADHARDMLARLDAIPAAQLSEGEAINAAVFRAVLEERIGEADYRGFEMPFNSDSNFWTYLDARSPYADVADYENYIARMRDVPRYFAEHVANARAGLQRGFSVPRVSLEGRDASIEPYTRAEGNPFLNAFDRMPASIPAAEQARLRAEAEAAVTGSIVPAYRDLLAFMRTEYLPGTRTSLAASDLPDGKAFYARQIRQYTTLDLTAQEIHQIGLSEVARIEGEMRAIMQEVGFTGSIAEFNEALRSDPQFIARTPDELMGVSAYVAKRVDGRIGDYFGFLPRHRFAIRPVAPALAPYYTAGRGGLDACQMNTHDLPSRPLYNIPALTLHECSPGHSFQAGVALEQAAMPAFRRETYFSGFGEGWGLYTEYLGEEMGIYRTPYERFGRLSYEMWRAARLVIDTGIHAYGWDREQAIDYLASRTALSRHEVGTEVDRYISWPGQALAYKLGELTMRRVRARAEEALGPRFDIRKFHDVVLSLGSVPLPVLEQRIEAFIADGGQGLPGVAYD